From Shewanella yunxiaonensis, the proteins below share one genomic window:
- a CDS encoding bifunctional diguanylate cyclase/phosphodiesterase codes for MYIGNRIRLFIGGFCIPALLVVTYCLNLWFQQGIAQHQQQMMQHELARIQQQISADLEQLQQLLTLYAPVYQQKEVQGAWQPLLAGHNISLFVEQHQQLDKLQGGSFPETHQLFTTLNNPAWLASESSGILLVDDQPVMLGYIRLPNGEVLIACRWLNDAYLAALEQTQVIHLRPLSAFSILPEATPHRLYQRLALPSLGNVPVVLELQLQPQLVAQMQWRSIPIVLLLLPCGLLIVALGYLWLRTKLLTPFSRLMDELAQIDPNTRIPARLSGKGGAEFRILADRINELLLRICRHKERSRITLESIAEAVLITDRHARIVYLNPQAEKLLGVNRRQALKATLGEMFDSANSLDAEIKQFMSSGGRQAEHRKMSLALSQPRILDRALSNLHDEEDEIIGSVIVLRDITDEEGLKLQLQKKADYDGTTALLNRNAFEERLPGFVAHASSLAICYLDLEQFKLINDNCGHDAGDQMLALVAKAIASQLDEQDLLARLGGDEFGVVLRDRSAVEVTRLLKQIVHQVHLQTIHHQGIHYRVGISVGIAFCQGEPIKASELLKDADIACIAAKRKGSNQIHIFDGRNQELAYERNAPQWALRITRAIEARELLLYFQPIRNLNGGSGRQRLEILLRIKGEQGRILPPAQFIAAAERFKLMPEVDREVIRMAFAWLAAHRTLCQQITMSINLSANSLGADGMLSYIADMQALYAIPSSCICFEITETSAIQNRQRAMEMLKAMRKLGFSLALDDFGSGFASYGYLRELPVDYVKIDGCFVRQLAVNARDYAIVKSIHDVCSTMGIETVAEFVESQAIIDKLSEIGVNYAQGYVIGRPIPLQQYSLPTAGLRLVTEPLAEPTAVAVSR; via the coding sequence ATGTATATTGGCAATCGTATTCGGTTATTTATTGGTGGTTTTTGCATTCCGGCGCTGCTGGTTGTCACCTATTGTCTGAATTTGTGGTTTCAACAGGGAATTGCACAACATCAACAACAGATGATGCAGCATGAGCTGGCTCGGATACAGCAACAGATCTCGGCAGATTTAGAGCAACTGCAACAGCTGCTGACGTTATATGCACCCGTGTATCAGCAGAAGGAAGTGCAGGGAGCTTGGCAGCCGTTATTGGCGGGTCATAACATCAGTCTGTTTGTCGAGCAGCACCAGCAGTTAGATAAGCTGCAGGGGGGCAGTTTCCCCGAGACTCACCAATTATTCACCACGCTCAATAATCCTGCGTGGCTGGCATCTGAAAGCAGCGGTATTTTGCTGGTGGATGATCAGCCAGTGATGCTGGGATATATACGCTTACCCAACGGAGAGGTATTAATCGCTTGTCGTTGGTTGAATGACGCCTATCTTGCCGCACTGGAACAGACCCAAGTGATTCATCTTAGGCCATTGTCAGCCTTTAGTATTCTGCCAGAGGCAACGCCTCATCGTCTTTATCAGCGGTTGGCACTGCCGTCACTGGGGAATGTCCCGGTGGTGCTGGAATTACAACTACAGCCACAGTTAGTGGCACAGATGCAATGGCGCAGTATTCCCATCGTGTTGTTATTACTGCCATGTGGTTTACTGATAGTGGCATTAGGGTATTTATGGTTGCGGACTAAATTGCTGACGCCATTTTCACGGTTGATGGACGAGTTAGCACAAATTGATCCTAACACGCGTATTCCTGCACGCCTCAGTGGTAAGGGCGGTGCAGAATTCCGTATCCTGGCAGACAGGATTAATGAGTTGCTGCTGCGGATCTGTCGCCATAAAGAACGCTCGCGAATTACCTTGGAATCCATCGCTGAAGCTGTGTTAATTACCGACCGACATGCGCGCATTGTTTACTTGAATCCGCAGGCGGAAAAGTTACTCGGCGTCAATCGGCGGCAGGCACTTAAGGCAACGCTCGGTGAGATGTTCGACAGCGCTAATAGTCTAGATGCTGAAATTAAGCAGTTTATGTCCTCCGGTGGTCGTCAGGCGGAACATCGTAAAATGAGTCTGGCGTTATCGCAGCCGCGGATACTGGACCGTGCCCTGAGCAATCTGCATGATGAAGAGGACGAAATTATTGGCTCGGTGATCGTGCTAAGAGACATTACCGATGAAGAAGGTTTGAAGCTGCAATTGCAAAAGAAAGCCGACTACGACGGTACTACGGCTTTACTCAATCGCAATGCTTTTGAAGAGCGATTACCGGGATTTGTCGCTCATGCCAGCTCATTAGCCATCTGTTATCTCGACCTTGAACAATTCAAGTTGATTAATGACAACTGTGGTCACGATGCCGGTGATCAGATGTTGGCACTGGTTGCCAAGGCCATTGCGTCACAGCTGGATGAACAGGATCTGTTAGCCAGACTGGGGGGAGATGAGTTTGGCGTCGTGCTGCGTGATCGCAGTGCTGTGGAAGTGACACGCTTACTGAAACAGATTGTGCATCAGGTGCATCTGCAGACGATCCACCACCAGGGCATTCATTACCGAGTAGGCATCAGTGTCGGTATTGCCTTTTGCCAGGGCGAGCCGATAAAGGCCAGTGAACTCCTTAAAGATGCTGACATTGCTTGTATTGCGGCTAAACGCAAGGGCAGCAATCAAATCCACATTTTTGATGGTCGTAATCAGGAGCTGGCGTATGAGCGCAATGCTCCGCAGTGGGCACTACGGATCACTCGCGCTATCGAAGCTAGGGAGCTGCTGTTGTATTTCCAGCCGATCCGCAATTTGAATGGTGGTAGCGGTCGGCAGCGGTTAGAAATCCTGCTGCGGATTAAAGGTGAGCAAGGCCGTATTTTGCCACCAGCACAGTTCATTGCCGCGGCAGAACGCTTCAAGCTGATGCCGGAAGTCGATCGAGAAGTGATACGGATGGCATTTGCTTGGTTAGCTGCACACCGGACGTTATGTCAACAAATTACCATGTCGATTAACTTATCGGCCAACAGTCTGGGCGCCGATGGTATGTTGAGCTACATTGCGGATATGCAGGCGCTGTATGCTATTCCCAGTAGCTGCATTTGCTTTGAAATTACCGAAACCAGCGCCATCCAGAATCGGCAACGGGCGATGGAAATGCTAAAAGCGATGCGAAAATTGGGGTTCTCGCTGGCATTAGATGATTTCGGCAGTGGCTTCGCTTCCTACGGCTACTTGCGTGAGTTGCCGGTCGATTATGTGAAGATTGATGGCTGCTTTGTGCGGCAATTGGCCGTCAATGCCCGCGATTACGCGATTGTGAAATCGATACATGATGTCTGCAGTACTATGGGTATCGAAACAGTCGCGGAATTTGTCGAAAGTCAGGCGATCATCGACAAACTGAGTGAAATAGGTGTCAATTATGCACAAGGCTATGTGATCGGACGCCCCATACCTTTGCAGCAATACAGTTTGCCAACTGCCGGGTTACGATTAGTAACAGAACCGCTGGCAGAGCCGACAGCCGTTGCGGTTAGTCGCTGA
- the purD gene encoding phosphoribosylamine--glycine ligase gives MKVLVIGNGGREHALAWKAAQSADVEQVFVAPGNAGTALEPKLQNIAIDATDIDKLLAFAKAEQVALTIVGPEAPLVLGVVDAFRAAGQTIFGPTKAAAQLEGSKAFTKDFLARHHIPTADYQNFTEIAPAKAFAATLAARTGFPVVIKADGLAAGKGVIIAQDQAEADAAIDDMLAGNKFGEAGSRVVIEEFLKGEEASFIVMVDGHNILPMATSQDHKARDNADNGPNTGGMGAYSPAPVVTPEIHDWVIANVIRPTVDGMAAEGNVYTGFLYAGLMIAADGTSKVLEYNCRFGDPETQPIMMRLKSDLVALCLAACRGELDQVTAEYDERAAVGVVLAAGGYPDSYRKGDVIDGLSLGNNDAKVFHAGTKMQDGHVVTNGGRVLCATALGHSVTAAQQAAYALVDEIHWDDVYFRTDIGYRAIAREQQR, from the coding sequence ATGAAAGTACTCGTGATTGGTAATGGTGGTCGTGAGCACGCCCTGGCTTGGAAAGCTGCACAATCTGCTGACGTAGAGCAGGTATTTGTCGCACCAGGCAATGCCGGCACGGCGCTGGAACCCAAGCTGCAAAATATTGCGATTGATGCGACAGACATTGACAAGCTGTTGGCATTTGCCAAAGCGGAACAGGTAGCACTGACCATCGTCGGCCCCGAAGCACCGTTAGTCCTTGGTGTCGTCGACGCTTTTCGTGCAGCTGGGCAAACCATTTTCGGCCCAACCAAGGCGGCCGCACAATTAGAAGGCTCCAAAGCATTTACTAAGGATTTTCTGGCTCGGCACCATATTCCCACTGCCGACTATCAGAATTTTACCGAAATCGCCCCAGCCAAAGCCTTTGCTGCCACGCTCGCCGCACGTACGGGCTTCCCAGTGGTCATTAAAGCCGACGGGCTGGCTGCCGGTAAAGGCGTAATCATCGCGCAGGATCAGGCCGAAGCCGATGCCGCCATTGATGATATGCTCGCTGGCAACAAATTTGGCGAAGCCGGTTCACGCGTCGTCATTGAAGAGTTTCTGAAAGGCGAAGAAGCCAGCTTTATCGTGATGGTCGATGGTCACAACATTCTGCCGATGGCCACCAGCCAGGATCATAAAGCGCGTGATAATGCGGATAATGGTCCAAATACCGGCGGTATGGGCGCCTATTCCCCCGCGCCAGTGGTCACGCCTGAGATCCATGACTGGGTCATCGCCAATGTCATCCGCCCAACGGTCGATGGGATGGCTGCGGAAGGGAATGTCTATACCGGTTTCCTGTATGCCGGACTGATGATTGCGGCGGATGGCACGTCGAAAGTGCTGGAATACAACTGCCGCTTTGGCGACCCTGAAACCCAACCGATTATGATGCGATTAAAGTCTGATCTGGTAGCTTTGTGCCTGGCCGCCTGCCGCGGTGAACTGGATCAAGTGACCGCTGAATATGATGAACGCGCTGCCGTAGGTGTAGTGCTGGCTGCCGGGGGTTATCCAGACAGCTATCGTAAAGGGGACGTGATTGACGGGCTAAGTCTCGGCAATAATGATGCGAAAGTGTTCCATGCTGGCACCAAAATGCAGGATGGTCACGTGGTAACTAATGGGGGTCGGGTGCTTTGTGCAACCGCGCTTGGACATTCCGTTACCGCAGCGCAACAAGCCGCTTATGCACTGGTGGATGAAATTCACTGGGATGATGTGTATTTCCGTACCGATATCGGTTATCGGGCCATCGCCCGTGAACAGCAGCGTTAA
- the purH gene encoding bifunctional phosphoribosylaminoimidazolecarboxamide formyltransferase/IMP cyclohydrolase produces MTTARPIRRALLSVSDKTGILEFAQALHAQGVELLSTGGTARLLADNGVPVIEVSDYTGHPEIMDGRVKTLHPKVHGGILGRRGLDEQVMLDNHISPIDLVVVNLYPFAATVAKPGCTLEDAVENIDIGGPTMVRAAAKNHKDVTIVVNAADYDRVLAEMAANQGSTTLATRFDLAIAAFEHTAAYDGMIANYFGTMVPAHSKDNCDADSKFPRTFNTQLVKKQDLRYGENSHQSAAFYTDLNIDEASVATAVQLQGKALSYNNIADTDAALECVKEFAEPACVIVKHANPCGVALGSNLLDAYNRAFKTDPTSAFGGIIAFNRELDGDTAAAIVDRQFVEVIIAPVVSPAAREVVAKKANVRLLECGQWQQPTKGYDYKRVNGGLLVQDRDQGTTTEADLKVVTKRQPTASELKDLLFCWKVAKFVKSNAIVYAKAGMTIGVGAGQMSRVYSAKIAGIKAADEGLVVEGSVMASDAFFPFRDGIDAAAEAGISCIIQPGGSIRDEEVIAAADEHGMAMVFTGMRHFHH; encoded by the coding sequence ATGACTACTGCCAGACCTATACGTCGTGCGCTGCTCAGCGTCTCAGATAAAACCGGAATCCTTGAATTTGCCCAAGCCTTGCACGCGCAAGGAGTGGAGTTGCTCTCCACAGGTGGCACCGCCCGCCTGTTGGCAGACAACGGCGTACCGGTTATCGAAGTCTCAGACTACACCGGTCATCCGGAAATCATGGACGGCCGAGTAAAAACCCTGCATCCCAAAGTGCACGGTGGCATTTTGGGCCGCCGCGGTCTGGATGAACAAGTGATGCTGGACAACCATATCAGTCCGATCGATCTGGTAGTCGTCAACCTCTACCCCTTTGCCGCCACCGTAGCCAAACCGGGTTGCACACTGGAAGATGCGGTAGAAAACATCGATATCGGTGGACCGACGATGGTGCGTGCCGCCGCGAAAAACCACAAAGATGTCACTATTGTCGTCAATGCTGCGGATTATGACCGCGTGTTAGCCGAAATGGCTGCTAACCAGGGTTCAACCACATTGGCAACCCGCTTTGATCTGGCGATTGCCGCGTTTGAACATACCGCGGCTTATGACGGCATGATCGCTAACTATTTTGGCACTATGGTGCCAGCACATAGCAAAGACAACTGCGACGCTGATTCTAAATTCCCGCGTACCTTCAACACTCAGTTGGTGAAAAAGCAGGATCTGCGTTATGGCGAAAACAGCCATCAGAGCGCGGCATTTTACACTGACCTCAATATTGATGAAGCCTCAGTGGCCACTGCCGTACAACTGCAAGGCAAGGCGCTGTCTTACAACAATATCGCCGATACCGATGCAGCGCTGGAATGTGTGAAGGAATTTGCTGAACCCGCCTGTGTGATTGTTAAGCACGCGAACCCTTGCGGTGTCGCGCTGGGCAGTAACCTGCTAGACGCTTACAACCGGGCATTTAAAACCGATCCAACCTCAGCGTTCGGTGGCATTATCGCGTTTAACCGTGAACTGGATGGCGATACTGCTGCGGCGATCGTTGACCGTCAGTTTGTAGAAGTGATTATTGCGCCAGTGGTTAGTCCGGCCGCTCGAGAAGTCGTTGCCAAGAAAGCAAATGTGCGTTTGCTGGAATGCGGACAGTGGCAGCAACCGACTAAAGGTTACGACTACAAGCGCGTTAACGGTGGTTTGCTGGTGCAGGACCGCGATCAGGGCACCACGACTGAAGCTGACCTGAAAGTCGTGACTAAGCGTCAGCCGACCGCCAGTGAGCTGAAAGATTTACTGTTCTGCTGGAAAGTCGCCAAATTTGTGAAATCCAATGCTATCGTCTACGCCAAAGCGGGAATGACTATTGGCGTAGGTGCTGGCCAGATGAGCCGCGTGTACAGTGCCAAAATCGCGGGTATCAAGGCGGCGGATGAAGGCTTGGTCGTCGAAGGTTCAGTGATGGCATCCGACGCTTTCTTCCCATTCCGTGACGGTATTGATGCAGCAGCAGAGGCTGGCATCAGCTGTATCATTCAACCAGGCGGTTCCATCCGCGATGAAGAAGTGATTGCTGCGGCGGATGAACACGGGATGGCGATGGTCTTTACCGGAATGCGTCATTTCCACCATTGA
- the zntR gene encoding Zn(2+)-responsive transcriptional regulator, with product MLRIGELANMCGVNTDTLRFYEKHGLLTPSMRTASGYRVYSTDDAARLQFILRAKAVGFSLSEISELLSIELDKANRACGDVKGMVDDKLAQMQQRIAELDRFRRSLQLLSDTCCGGPESAEHCSILKALESCDVSSAEALPDETIHIHAPLQGDCKC from the coding sequence ATGTTACGCATTGGCGAGCTGGCAAACATGTGTGGAGTGAATACAGATACGCTGCGCTTTTATGAAAAGCATGGCTTGTTGACGCCTTCCATGCGCACAGCGTCAGGTTATCGCGTATACAGCACCGATGATGCGGCACGCTTACAGTTTATTCTGCGAGCCAAAGCGGTGGGATTCAGTCTGAGTGAAATTTCAGAACTGTTATCTATCGAGCTGGACAAGGCCAACCGCGCCTGTGGTGATGTTAAAGGCATGGTGGACGACAAACTCGCGCAGATGCAACAACGGATTGCGGAACTCGATCGCTTTCGTCGTTCTCTGCAATTGTTATCGGACACTTGCTGTGGTGGCCCGGAAAGCGCGGAACACTGTTCAATTTTAAAGGCGTTGGAGTCTTGTGATGTATCCAGCGCTGAAGCGTTACCAGATGAAACAATACATATTCATGCACCGCTACAGGGTGATTGCAAATGTTGA
- a CDS encoding SO_0444 family Cu/Zn efflux transporter, with the protein MLMNNFIALFMESAPWLLLGLLLAGMLKMFVPTTWMHKQLGGNGIGSTIKAALFGAPLPLCSCGVIPAAVALRRSGASKAATTSFLVSTPETGVDSVTISYVLLGPFMAVVRPIAAVVSAIVAGLLVGRDEAQADKVNAVSKFTPVTGRMFSPVTSAASKPSSCCTNTATASSSCGCSVKPAKESSCCGSAQAADSCYSDKEPRYESLIEDSCGCSSGKSSCCGGETSENREMSFLSKLWHGIKYAATDLVADTALWLLVGLFFAAVVTTYVPADFLARWGDGVLAMLAMVLISIPMYICATASTPVAAGLLLAGISPGAVLVFMLAGPATNIATLGIVSKELGKRALYGYLGGVLGVALLSGFVVNYLVATFGFEVTPQIGAAHEVLPQVVVGYSALLLAGLMAKALYDKVPRRWLRRDCCS; encoded by the coding sequence ATGTTGATGAATAATTTTATCGCGCTGTTTATGGAATCTGCCCCATGGTTATTACTGGGGTTGCTGTTAGCCGGTATGTTAAAGATGTTTGTGCCAACTACTTGGATGCACAAGCAGCTTGGTGGAAATGGTATCGGTAGTACTATTAAAGCGGCGTTATTCGGTGCCCCATTACCTCTGTGTTCCTGCGGCGTAATTCCCGCTGCAGTTGCTTTGCGTCGTAGTGGTGCATCAAAAGCGGCGACGACTTCGTTTCTGGTATCAACGCCAGAAACCGGAGTTGATTCGGTCACGATTTCTTATGTGCTTCTTGGGCCTTTTATGGCCGTCGTTCGCCCCATTGCCGCCGTAGTCAGCGCGATAGTTGCTGGATTACTGGTGGGACGCGATGAAGCTCAAGCCGACAAGGTCAATGCTGTATCCAAATTTACCCCAGTAACCGGGAGGATGTTCTCACCAGTGACATCGGCGGCATCGAAGCCGAGCAGTTGTTGCACTAATACTGCAACTGCAAGTTCGTCTTGCGGTTGCTCTGTCAAACCGGCCAAAGAGAGCAGTTGCTGTGGTTCCGCGCAGGCGGCAGACAGTTGCTATAGTGATAAAGAACCGCGGTATGAATCCTTAATTGAGGACAGTTGTGGGTGTAGCAGCGGGAAAAGTAGTTGTTGCGGTGGTGAAACCTCGGAAAATCGAGAAATGTCGTTCCTGAGTAAGCTTTGGCATGGCATCAAGTACGCGGCGACAGATCTGGTGGCAGATACCGCACTATGGCTGCTGGTGGGACTGTTTTTTGCTGCGGTAGTGACTACCTATGTCCCGGCAGACTTTCTGGCTCGCTGGGGGGATGGGGTGCTGGCGATGTTGGCAATGGTGTTGATTTCAATCCCTATGTACATCTGTGCTACGGCTTCGACACCTGTCGCCGCCGGACTGCTATTGGCAGGGATTTCCCCCGGTGCGGTATTGGTATTTATGTTGGCTGGCCCCGCCACCAATATTGCAACACTTGGGATTGTGTCGAAAGAGCTGGGTAAACGGGCATTGTACGGGTACTTGGGTGGTGTGCTGGGGGTGGCGCTGTTGAGTGGTTTTGTGGTGAATTATCTGGTGGCGACATTTGGCTTCGAGGTGACACCACAAATTGGTGCCGCACATGAGGTATTACCGCAGGTGGTGGTCGGCTATTCTGCATTATTACTGGCGGGGCTGATGGCTAAAGCTCTCTACGACAAAGTGCCACGGCGTTGGTTGCGCAGAGATTGTTGCTCTTAA
- a CDS encoding GNAT family N-acetyltransferase yields MYWQRYSFADLDTNTLYTVLKLRVDVFVVEQQCPYPELDDKDRHQGALHLIGYDNGELVAYARLLPPGCSYDECSIGRVLVAPCARGRGLAHALMQQAIEACRQQWTQSAIRIGAQDYLRQFYAALGFQAVSAVYLEDGIPHLEMLLPNAT; encoded by the coding sequence ATGTATTGGCAGCGTTATTCGTTTGCTGACTTGGACACAAATACGCTCTATACCGTGTTGAAACTGCGTGTGGATGTGTTTGTCGTGGAGCAGCAGTGCCCATACCCGGAATTGGATGATAAAGATCGCCATCAAGGTGCTCTGCATCTAATAGGTTACGACAATGGGGAGCTGGTGGCCTATGCGCGCTTATTGCCACCAGGTTGTAGTTATGACGAGTGCAGTATTGGTCGCGTGTTGGTAGCACCCTGTGCCAGAGGAAGAGGTTTGGCTCATGCGCTGATGCAACAGGCAATCGAGGCTTGTCGGCAACAGTGGACTCAAAGTGCTATTCGGATTGGTGCCCAGGATTATTTACGACAGTTTTATGCAGCGTTAGGATTTCAGGCGGTTTCTGCAGTGTATCTTGAGGATGGTATTCCACATTTAGAGATGTTGCTGCCGAACGCTACTTAG
- a CDS encoding mechanosensitive ion channel family protein yields MADSGLGSELAQIQQVYDVITEYLVKYSFQILGALIIFLLGLWLAGKASTMVEKQLQKHNIDVTLSTFVTHLVRLLVIIMVGIIALGKLGISVTPMVAAIGAASLGAGLAVQGMLSNYAAGITIIVSRPFVVGNTISINNITGQVKDIKLGMTFLTNEEGELISIPNKHILGEVLHNSFANKLVELHFNIDYQTDPTKVIELINGILESHPQVDKQCPLQVGINGFNSTGLDIGVRYWIPTASYFQDKYQVNLQLWQALVDAGISIPRPAQQLYIHQ; encoded by the coding sequence ATGGCTGACTCCGGTTTGGGTTCTGAGCTGGCTCAGATACAACAGGTCTATGATGTTATTACCGAATATTTAGTGAAATACAGCTTCCAGATACTCGGTGCCCTGATTATCTTTTTGCTGGGGCTGTGGCTCGCAGGAAAAGCCTCCACAATGGTGGAGAAGCAACTGCAAAAGCACAATATTGATGTCACCCTGAGCACGTTTGTGACCCATCTGGTGCGATTACTCGTCATTATCATGGTGGGGATTATTGCACTGGGAAAACTAGGGATCAGCGTTACGCCAATGGTCGCAGCTATCGGTGCGGCATCTCTGGGCGCCGGTCTTGCTGTGCAAGGCATGTTATCCAACTATGCCGCAGGCATTACCATCATTGTGTCCAGACCATTCGTGGTGGGAAATACTATCAGTATTAACAATATCACCGGTCAGGTAAAAGATATCAAACTCGGTATGACCTTCCTCACCAACGAAGAGGGGGAGCTTATCAGCATTCCCAATAAACATATTCTTGGGGAAGTGCTGCATAACTCTTTTGCCAATAAGTTGGTGGAACTGCATTTCAATATCGATTACCAAACCGATCCGACTAAGGTGATTGAATTGATTAACGGCATACTGGAAAGCCATCCGCAAGTGGATAAACAATGCCCATTACAGGTTGGGATTAACGGGTTTAACAGTACAGGTCTGGATATTGGTGTGCGCTACTGGATCCCAACTGCCAGTTATTTCCAGGATAAATACCAGGTCAATTTGCAGCTATGGCAAGCGTTGGTCGATGCCGGGATCTCTATCCCACGTCCGGCCCAACAACTATATATTCATCAATAA
- the ygiD gene encoding 4,5-DOPA-extradiol-dioxygenase, giving the protein MSEPQSAVSSRMPAIFVGHGSPMNAIEETAYTRQWQQWGQQLPVPKAILVVSAHWLTYGTAITGAAKPETIHDFGGFPAQLYAQQYPAPGDPQLAHQLAKMMGPNVIVDDTRGLDHGVWSVLMHMYPQAEIPVLQLSIDPRLTPQQQYAVGRKLRPLRDQGILIVASGNVVHNLGVMRFDGPAYPWAQEFTDMITTKLQSHDDAAVLDYENLISPQVAQMCHPTDDHLQPLFYLLGTGYDDEPRQLFDNSIDLRAIAMLSIQLG; this is encoded by the coding sequence ATGTCTGAACCTCAAAGTGCAGTCAGTTCGCGGATGCCAGCAATCTTTGTTGGTCATGGCAGTCCGATGAATGCCATTGAAGAAACGGCGTACACGCGCCAGTGGCAGCAGTGGGGCCAACAATTACCGGTGCCGAAAGCTATACTCGTCGTTTCTGCACATTGGTTGACCTATGGCACAGCCATTACCGGTGCCGCCAAACCTGAAACCATACACGATTTTGGTGGATTTCCAGCACAACTATATGCGCAACAATACCCTGCGCCAGGTGACCCACAATTGGCTCATCAGTTGGCCAAAATGATGGGGCCCAATGTTATTGTGGACGATACGCGGGGCTTAGATCATGGTGTCTGGTCGGTATTAATGCATATGTATCCACAGGCGGAGATCCCGGTATTACAACTTAGCATCGATCCTAGGCTGACACCCCAGCAGCAGTACGCCGTGGGGCGGAAGTTACGACCATTAAGAGATCAGGGGATTCTGATTGTGGCATCCGGCAATGTGGTACATAACCTAGGGGTTATGCGCTTTGACGGCCCAGCGTACCCATGGGCGCAAGAGTTTACCGATATGATAACCACCAAACTGCAAAGCCATGATGATGCAGCGGTATTGGATTATGAAAATCTAATATCACCACAAGTGGCACAGATGTGTCATCCGACAGATGACCATCTGCAACCACTGTTTTACCTGCTAGGCACTGGTTATGACGATGAGCCACGTCAACTGTTTGATAACAGCATTGATTTACGCGCCATCGCCATGCTCAGCATACAGCTTGGTTGA